The DNA region TTTGGAAGCGGCTTTAAAAATGGTCTGAAATTTTTACGTGATGGAGCACTTAAATGGGGCGGAAAACTGATAGGTCTGGATGAACTGAAAAATGGTAAGGCACTTTGGAAAGCTTATAAGAGTGGTCAGCGTGGAGCTGCGCTAAGTGAAACTGCGTGCAAACTCATTGGATTGAATAATATCCCGAACTTGAGTGATGGACCAAATATGCAGCGCTATGATAATATGATTGACGCGAACAGAAATGAACTTAATGCATTTATGGGAAACAACAGTAGTCTTACTACCAACGGAGCAACTTTCAAGGGAATGGATGTTAATGTTCCTACCGGAACCGGAAATTCCGGAGATGCTTTCCTTAATTCAGTCAAGGGAAATGAAAATCTTTCCAGGCAGCTGCTGGATAGCACGGGAGTTGATATAAATAATATCTCAAACGGAGATGATCTCTATGATGCTCTGAGACACAATGGTTTTACACTTAGTACCGGTGCCGGCGATGCAGCCGGAACTGCAAATGTAACAGTTGTTCCATCATGGGCATACAGAGCTACCGATGGCGGAGCGGAAACATCTCGTATTCTGACCAGTAATATTCCCGGTGTTAATCATGATTTCCGCAGCATCGTGATGGGCGATTATAATAGATATATGAATACTATGAATAATATGTTCCAGAATTCCTTTGGCGAGAAATGTGCAGGTGATCTGTTTGGTAAAGCTCCTGAGTTTATTTTTAACGAAGTTATACTTCCTAATTCGGGTTTGAGTGACCGTGAGCAGTTGGGCATTAAGAGCCTTGAAAAACTACCGATATTTAATTAATAAATAGAAGACAAGGTCAAAGGAACACAGGATCTCACTACAAAAACGGAGATGTTTGTGAGCTCTTCAGCGATACTGTAAAGTCTGCGCTACAGATTATACATTGATAGATACAATATATTAAAGATATCTATATGCAGAAACGGACAGGACAAAAGTCCGCAACTGTAAAAAAAGAGAACAACAGGAAGGTGATAAATTGGAATTTGATGAGTTGATGGCGGTCGGAAAAAATGCCTTTGTTACGGCAGATTTCAAGACGGCTGCAGAGTATGGCGTTGAGGGTCATAAGTTAAGACCTAAGGATCCCGATCCGCTGGAACTGGCGGCTAAAGCCTATCAGGCGATGGAAAACTACAAAGAAGCTATATTCTACTTTCAGAAAGCTGTACAATGCGATATTGATAACGGCGACAGATATGTGGAGCTTGGCGTAGCTTACGGCAGCAACGGCGACACGATGAAAGCGCTGGAGGCTTTCGGAGAAGCTGAAAGACATGAGATATCGGAGGATCACCTCAGCGGTATGTACAGGACACTCGCTATGGTAGATCAGGAGCTTGGAAGGTATGAGGACGCTATCGTAAATTATACCAAGGCTCAGGAATCGGGAATGGTTGACCTGGAACTGCTGATGTACAAAACGGTAGCCTGCTCGATGGCGGGCAAGTTCGGTGAGGCACTCAGGACAGCTAACACGATAAAGCAGCTTGCTCCGACTTCGTATGACGGTTACGAACTGGCTTACACGATACTGGTGAATTTTGAACAGTATGAGGAAGCCAATAAGGAACTGCTCAGAGCGAAGAAATATGTCAAGGAACTCCCGATGGATTACTATTTCAGTGTTTCTGACTACGAGAGAGAGATGTTCAAAAAGGACAATAATAACGATCATCTCGTGGCTGCGCTGTGTATGCTGGACATGGGACTTAAAGAAACAAAGCCCGATGTCGGTGAAGTTGTGAATGCTTATTTGCAGAGTGCTGAAATATGCTTACAGACAGGCAAGAATGAGGAAGCTTTGCAGATGCTGCAGGCTGCCGATCAGCCTGTACAGTCGTTCAACAGCGGATTCTCGGTACTGCCGTGGGTAGAACCGCCTGAGTTTGAATCACCGCTGAGCGATGCGTATTTTGCAGCAAATTCTGCTAAGTATGACGGTATGAGTTCTGAGGAACTTAACAGGGAAGCTGAGGCTATGGCAGCAAAGTCGATGCAGGAGGAACAGGAACCTGTTGATCCCGACATGATGACGCCTATACCCGATGACAAACCCGAGAAGTACAAGCTCCCGAATGAACCGAGAGAGCTTAGCGACGAAGTCAGGGACAAGATGAACCTGCTTTATGTTACTGCTTACTCTGCTCTCAATAAAAATGACAGAGTGCTGGAATATGCTGTAAAACTCCAGAGCAGCAAGGAAGCAGCTCTTGTGAATACGGCGAGATATATGGAAACCAAAGCCCGCGTAGACAGCGGCGCACCTGATCCCGAAAGACTGTATGATGAACTCATAAGGTACTACAACAGGCAGATCATCAAGGATCCTTCGGATATAACAGTATTCAGCTTTAAGGTACAATGTTATATAGATCAGGAAAAATATGATGAGGCTATAAGCTACTGCAGAACACTCTCTAAGAATGTAAGAGAGCCGCTGATGAAGCAGATAAGAGATGCTCAGAAGAAGTCAGAGGAGGGCGCAGAGAATGGCGAAACTTAAAAAAGACGTTAAGATCAACGACGATGCTTTTGACACAGCTATAAGTGATCTGCAAAAACTTTGGCATAGCGCAGATGACCTGAAAGGTGAATTTGAGCAACTGTTTAAGGATTTTGCGGAAGCACTCCAGTGTGAAACAGGAGATGAGCTTACGGTTGCAAGTCAGGATGTCATATTAGAGCCGATCGATAATCTGAAAATCGTTATACAACAGGTGTATAATACGCTGCAGATCGTTATCAATGAACCTCTTACTACTTGTGATGGTCAGCCGATTACCGTAAGTGACGATGGCGACGGCTATTACAAGAAAATATTCGATGATTTCAATACTCTCGTAGA from Ruminococcus albus AD2013 includes:
- a CDS encoding tetratricopeptide repeat protein, translated to MEFDELMAVGKNAFVTADFKTAAEYGVEGHKLRPKDPDPLELAAKAYQAMENYKEAIFYFQKAVQCDIDNGDRYVELGVAYGSNGDTMKALEAFGEAERHEISEDHLSGMYRTLAMVDQELGRYEDAIVNYTKAQESGMVDLELLMYKTVACSMAGKFGEALRTANTIKQLAPTSYDGYELAYTILVNFEQYEEANKELLRAKKYVKELPMDYYFSVSDYEREMFKKDNNNDHLVAALCMLDMGLKETKPDVGEVVNAYLQSAEICLQTGKNEEALQMLQAADQPVQSFNSGFSVLPWVEPPEFESPLSDAYFAANSAKYDGMSSEELNREAEAMAAKSMQEEQEPVDPDMMTPIPDDKPEKYKLPNEPRELSDEVRDKMNLLYVTAYSALNKNDRVLEYAVKLQSSKEAALVNTARYMETKARVDSGAPDPERLYDELIRYYNRQIIKDPSDITVFSFKVQCYIDQEKYDEAISYCRTLSKNVREPLMKQIRDAQKKSEEGAENGET